In Musa acuminata AAA Group cultivar baxijiao chromosome BXJ2-8, Cavendish_Baxijiao_AAA, whole genome shotgun sequence, one genomic interval encodes:
- the LOC135618550 gene encoding calcium-dependent protein kinase 2-like: MGNCFTKEDADSASPDAAAAADSTAGSDPIDAAPIQNAPISTATCTSPPKPAAIGPVLGRPMEDVGATYSLGKELGRGQFGVTHLCTHKATDEKLACKTIAKRKLANKEDIEDVRREVQIMYHLAGQPNIVELKGAYEDKQSVHLVMELCAGGELFDRVIARGHYTERAAASLLRTIVEIVHTCHSMGVMHRDLKPENFLLLNKDEDAPLKATDFGLSVFFKQGEVFRDIVGSAFYIAPEVLKRAYGPEADIWSIGVMLYIFLCGVPPFWAESEQGIFNAILQGQIDFTSDPWPNISPGAKDLVRKMLKLDPRQRLTAFEVLNHPWIKEDGEAPDTPLDNAVLNRLKQFRAMNQFKKAALRVIAGCLSEEEIRGLKEMFKNMDSDNSGTITLEELKQGLAKQGTKLSEYEVKQLMEAADADGNGTIDYEEFITATVHMNRMDREEHLYTAFQYFDKDNSGYITMEELEQALKEKGLYDEKEIKDIISEADVDNDGRINYDEFAAMMRKGNPEPNPKKRRDVVL, encoded by the exons atgGGCAACTGCTTCACCAAGGAGGACGCCGACTCCGCCTCACCCgatgccgccgctgctgccgatTCAACCGCGGGCTCTGATCCCATTGACGCCGCCCCCATCCAGAACGCTCCCATCTCCACCGCCACCTGCACCTCGCCGCCCAAGCCGGCCGCCATCGGCCCCGTGCTCGGCCGCCCGATGGAGGACGTCGGCGCCACCTACTCCCTCGGCAAGGAGCTGGGGCGAGGCCAGTTCGGCGTCACCCATCTCTGCACCCACAAGGCCACCGACGAGAAGCTGGCTTGCAAGACCATCGCCAAGCGGAAGCTCGCCAACAAGGAAGACATCGAGGACGTGAGGAGGGAGGTCCAGATCATGTACCACCTGGCGGGGCAGCCCAACATCGTCGAGCTGAAGGGGGCCTACGAGGACAAGCAGTCGGTGCACCTCGTGATGGAGCTGTGCGCCGGCGGGGAGCTCTTCGATCGGGTCATCGCGAGGGGCCACTACACGGAGCGGGCGGCGGCGTCGCTGCTGAGGACGATCGTGGAGATCGTGCACACGTGCCATTCCATGGGGGTGATGCACAGAGACCTCAAGCCGGAGAATTTCCTGCTGCTGAACAAGGACGAGGACGCGCCTCTCAAGGCCACCGACTTCGGGCTCTCGGTCTTCTTCAAGCAAG GTGAGGTATTTAGAGACATAGTTGGCAGTGCATTTTACATAGCACCTGAAGTCCTCAAGCGAGCATATGGGCCAGAAGCTGATATTTGGAGTATAGGGGTGATGCTCTACATTTTCCTCTGTGGAGTTCCTCCATTTTGGGCTG AATCTGAACAAGGGATCTTCAATGCAATTCTACAAGGACAGATCGACTTCACAAGTGATCCATGGCCTAACATTTCACCTGGTGCCAAGGATCTTGTCAGAAAGATGCTGAAGTTAGATCCCAGACAGAGGCTAACAGCATTCGAAGTTCTCA ACCATCCATGGATCAAAGAAGATGGAGAAGCACCTGATACGCCACTTGACAATGCTGTTCTCAACAGACTGAAACAGTTCAGAGCAATGAACCAGTTTAAGAAAGCTGCTTTAAGG GTAATAGCAGGATGCTTATCAGAGGAGGAGATCAGAGGCCTGAAGGAAATGTTCAAGAATATGGATTCTGACAATAGTGGAACCATAACTCTTGAAGAACTGAAACAAGGTCTTGCTAAGCAAGGAACAAAGCTATCGGAGTATGAAGTCAAGCAGCTAATGGAAGCT GCTGACGCAGATGGGAATGGAACTATCGATTATGAGGAGTTCATTACAGCAACGGTGCACATGAACAGAATGGATAGAGAAGAGCATCTATATACAGCATTCCAGTACTTTGATAAGGACAACAGTGG ATATATTACAATGGAAGAACTTGAGCAAGCTCTGAAAGAGAAGGGGCTATACGATGAAAAGGAAATCAAGGACATAATATCTGAAGCCGATGTGGATAAT GATGGAAGGATAAATTATGATGAGTTTGCGGCCATGATGAGAAAAGGGAACCCGGAGCCAAATCCAAAAAAGAGAAGAGATGTGGTTCTTTAA